The proteins below come from a single Amphiura filiformis chromosome 15, Afil_fr2py, whole genome shotgun sequence genomic window:
- the LOC140170839 gene encoding uncharacterized protein produces MASNTGNSRFKTINEEQLQELINSKDSVAKRRSTESAVAIFREYLKSKGENINLEEFSKERLASVLTKFYAEIQHEDGTPYKTGSLKNLRNGLNRHLKNKGQAIDLRTEAVFAESNLTFDATKAELKHQGFGDTKSYSPIDENDVLKLYESGVFNQDTPQCLQNKVWFELILYICLRGRENLRKLERDHFAIGEDSNGRRYVYQAK; encoded by the coding sequence ATGGCTTCAAACACTGGAAATTCGCGTTTTAAAACCATAAATGAGGAACAGCTTCAAGAATTAATTAATAGTAAAGATAGTGTTGCAAAGCGAAGAAGTACTGAGTCAGCCGTCGCGATCTTTCGggagtatttgaagtcaaaagGAGAGAACATTAACTTGGAAGAGTTCAGCAAAGAACGACTTGCTAGCGTACTGACAAAATTCTATGCAGAGATCCAACATGAAGACGGGACACCGTACAAGACAGGATCATTGAAAAATCTGAGGAATGGCCTAAATAGGCACTTAAAAAACAAAGGTCAAGCAATAGATCTACGTACTGAAGCTGTATTTGCCGAGTCTAACCTCACATTTGATGCAACCAAAGCTGAATTGAAACATCAAGGATTCGGTGATACAAAGAGTTACTCACCTATTGATGAAAATGATGTGTTAAAACTCTATGAATCGGGTGTGTTCAACCAGGACACTCCACAATGTTTGCAAAACAAGGTCTGGTTTGAGCTAATACTCTACATTTGTCTGCGAGGTAGAGAGAATCTTCGAAAGCTAGAGCGAGATCATTTTGCGATTGGTGAGGATTCCAATGGACGTCGCTATGTTTATCAGGCTAAATGA